In one window of Synechococcus sp. M16CYN DNA:
- the zds gene encoding 9,9'-di-cis-zeta-carotene desaturase: MRVAIVGSGLAGLSAAVDLVDAGYEVNLYEARPFVGGKVGSWVDPDGNHIEMGLHVFFFNYANLFALMRKVGAFENLLPKDHTHLFVNKGGDLRKLDFRFPIGAPFNGLKAFFTTPQLNWIDKLLNALALGTSPIVRGLIDYKGAMRTIRALDSMSFQYWFIRHGGSLESVRRLWNPIAYALGFIDCEAISARCMLTIFMMFASKTEASKLNLLKGSPHRWLTGPILDYIQARGAKLHLRHRVKEVMFSEVGRSLVTGFLLGTPEGDSVVEADVYLAACDVPGIKRLLPKAWRKFPQFEAIHKLETVPVATVQLRYDGWVTELSHEQAKRRNLSNPSGLNNLLYTADADFSCFADLALASPEDYRKDGQGSLLQCVLTPGDPWISKSVAEIITHTDLQVRVLFPSAHDLTLTWSNVVKLAQSLYKEAPGMEPYRPDQRTPISNFFLAGSYTRQDYIDSMEGATMSGHLAAAAVLGRPVRLATNAAVA, from the coding sequence GTGCGAGTCGCAATTGTTGGTTCTGGTCTCGCTGGCCTTTCTGCCGCAGTGGATCTTGTGGATGCAGGCTATGAAGTAAATCTTTATGAGGCACGTCCATTTGTAGGCGGCAAGGTGGGCAGCTGGGTAGATCCCGATGGCAATCACATCGAAATGGGCTTGCACGTTTTCTTTTTCAATTATGCCAACCTCTTTGCTCTAATGAGGAAAGTAGGAGCTTTTGAAAACTTACTTCCAAAAGATCACACCCATTTATTTGTCAATAAAGGTGGTGACCTGCGTAAGCTTGACTTTCGTTTTCCCATTGGTGCTCCGTTTAACGGCCTTAAAGCGTTTTTTACTACGCCGCAGCTCAATTGGATCGATAAATTACTTAACGCGTTGGCGCTAGGGACAAGTCCTATCGTTCGTGGCCTAATTGATTACAAGGGGGCGATGCGTACAATTCGCGCTCTTGACTCAATGAGTTTTCAATACTGGTTTATAAGACATGGCGGTAGCCTCGAGAGTGTTCGTCGCTTGTGGAATCCAATCGCTTACGCGCTGGGTTTCATTGATTGCGAGGCTATTTCTGCGCGTTGTATGCTCACGATATTCATGATGTTTGCCTCGAAAACCGAAGCTTCGAAGCTAAATCTACTCAAGGGATCTCCCCACCGCTGGCTCACAGGCCCGATTCTTGACTACATACAGGCTCGTGGCGCTAAGTTGCATTTGCGTCATCGCGTGAAAGAGGTGATGTTCAGTGAGGTTGGTAGGTCTTTGGTGACCGGTTTTTTGCTAGGAACGCCTGAGGGAGACTCTGTTGTGGAGGCTGATGTTTATCTGGCTGCCTGTGATGTTCCCGGTATTAAGCGCCTGTTGCCGAAAGCTTGGCGTAAATTCCCTCAGTTTGAAGCAATTCACAAACTCGAAACCGTTCCGGTTGCCACGGTGCAGCTGCGTTACGACGGCTGGGTAACGGAGCTCAGTCACGAGCAAGCCAAACGTCGGAATCTGTCTAATCCCAGTGGCTTAAATAACTTGCTGTATACCGCTGATGCGGATTTCAGCTGTTTTGCCGATCTCGCCCTGGCGAGTCCCGAGGATTACCGTAAGGATGGACAAGGGTCTTTGCTTCAGTGCGTTCTGACTCCTGGTGACCCTTGGATATCGAAGTCGGTTGCCGAGATCATTACGCACACAGATCTTCAAGTGCGAGTACTTTTCCCGTCAGCTCACGACCTCACGCTTACCTGGAGCAATGTGGTGAAATTGGCTCAATCGCTTTATAAAGAAGCACCTGGAATGGAACCCTATCGCCCTGATCAGCGTACCCCGATTAGTAATTTTTTCTTGGCGGGTAGTTACACCAGACAGGATTACATCGATTCAATGGAAGGGGCGACCATGAGTGGTCATTTGGCTGCTGCTGCCGTACTCGGCCGGCCCGTCAGACTGGCCACGAATGCAG
- a CDS encoding iron-sulfur cluster assembly accessory protein, whose translation MTTTPTAVPTHAAKDGKGILITEPAMQQLARLCAEQETNQVLRVGVRSGGCSGMSYTMDFVPTSDTLPDDEIYEYKLSNGFGFRVICDPKSLLYIYGMKLDFNTALIGGGFNFINPNAIQTCGCGSSFAV comes from the coding sequence ATGACCACAACTCCAACCGCAGTGCCAACCCACGCTGCAAAAGACGGTAAAGGTATCTTGATCACCGAACCTGCAATGCAACAACTTGCTAGGCTATGCGCTGAACAAGAGACCAACCAAGTTCTTCGAGTTGGCGTTCGCTCCGGTGGCTGCAGCGGCATGAGCTACACAATGGATTTCGTTCCTACTTCCGATACCCTCCCAGATGATGAGATCTATGAATACAAATTATCCAATGGCTTTGGATTCCGAGTGATATGTGATCCCAAAAGTTTACTGTACATTTACGGCATGAAACTGGATTTCAACACTGCTCTGATCGGAGGTGGATTTAATTTTATAAACCCCAATGCAATACAGACTTGCGGCTGTGGAAGTTCCTTCGCGGTTTAG
- a CDS encoding TIGR01777 family oxidoreductase, whose translation MHLLLLGCTGFIGYELVPILLQAGHQLTLVSRKSARGYELERSNGQIDWLQLDPAISSSWQNPQLTRALSQAEGVINLVGEPITGRRWNASHLKILEDSRLETTRLLVEAIAISSSPPGVLINASAVGFYGTSTTTKFVESSPAGDDFLASLCQRWEAAATAVPGSVRQVIIRIGIVLASGGGALGKMLPAFSAGFGGPIGSGRQWMSWIHRSDLCVLIQKAIEDSAWSGVVNAVAPEPVSMAVLAKELGLSLNRPSFLPVPGLILRFLLGDGAKVVLEGQRVASERLGQLGFSFRHSTLTSALAAVTSGRSHSNRQT comes from the coding sequence ATGCATCTTTTGTTGCTTGGCTGCACTGGTTTTATTGGTTATGAACTGGTACCGATTTTATTGCAGGCTGGCCACCAACTTACACTGGTAAGTCGTAAATCAGCTCGAGGATATGAATTAGAACGCAGCAACGGACAGATAGATTGGTTGCAGCTTGATCCAGCTATTTCTTCGTCGTGGCAGAACCCTCAGCTCACTAGAGCGCTAAGTCAAGCCGAGGGTGTGATAAATTTGGTAGGTGAACCAATAACAGGGAGACGTTGGAATGCGTCCCACCTCAAAATTTTGGAGGACAGTCGTTTAGAAACAACGCGATTATTAGTAGAAGCAATTGCAATTTCATCGTCACCACCTGGCGTACTGATTAATGCATCAGCAGTTGGATTCTACGGCACAAGCACCACAACTAAATTTGTCGAATCTAGTCCTGCGGGTGATGATTTCCTAGCGTCTCTGTGTCAACGGTGGGAGGCGGCAGCTACCGCCGTCCCTGGCTCCGTTCGCCAAGTCATCATCCGAATCGGCATCGTATTAGCTTCCGGTGGTGGCGCGCTTGGCAAGATGCTGCCGGCGTTCAGCGCTGGTTTCGGTGGACCGATTGGCAGCGGCCGGCAGTGGATGAGCTGGATTCATCGTAGTGATCTATGTGTTCTCATTCAGAAGGCCATAGAAGATTCAGCTTGGTCTGGTGTGGTGAATGCTGTAGCACCTGAGCCCGTGTCGATGGCAGTCCTTGCCAAGGAATTGGGCCTTAGCCTTAACCGTCCAAGCTTTTTGCCGGTACCTGGACTGATACTGCGATTCCTTCTCGGTGACGGCGCTAAAGTCGTCCTGGAGGGGCAACGGGTAGCTTCAGAGCGGTTAGGTCAGCTGGGTTTCAGCTTCCGCCACTCGACCCTGACTTCAGCACTCGCTGCTGTAACCAGCGGAAGGTCCCACTCAAACAGGCAGACATGA
- a CDS encoding NAD(P)H-quinone oxidoreductase subunit O, with the protein MSDINTSAPAKTKPTGLRKGTLVKVNRKAYSSSIEAAASDPIPPNYIFEGPGELLVVKGNYGQVRWKRPVPDVWLRIDQLEVYA; encoded by the coding sequence ATGTCTGATATTAACACCAGCGCACCCGCCAAGACCAAACCGACAGGCCTGCGTAAAGGTACCTTAGTGAAGGTAAACCGCAAAGCTTATTCCTCTAGCATCGAAGCAGCTGCCAGTGACCCCATCCCACCAAACTACATCTTTGAAGGTCCAGGTGAGCTTTTAGTTGTTAAAGGCAACTACGGCCAAGTACGCTGGAAACGTCCGGTGCCGGATGTGTGGCTTCGCATTGACCAGTTAGAAGTATACGCGTGA
- a CDS encoding J domain-containing protein, with product MTNPYVVLGVGSHASAAEIKAAYRRLVKRHHPDAGGSDQRMLALNAAWEVLGDQERRRDFDRNYRVNSTVSMDQDLHCTRRSYDQAIADDDALAKWLRQVYTPIDRLLGEVIHPFPSQLKALSADPYDDELMEAFCGYLQISVHKMDRVKQLFQSLPTPISAQGFGLSVYHCLSEVEDALAELKRYTLGYVDNYLNDGREMLREAEQRRRRLWDERRRF from the coding sequence ATGACTAATCCTTATGTTGTGCTTGGGGTCGGTAGCCATGCGTCGGCCGCAGAGATTAAAGCGGCTTACAGGCGTTTGGTTAAACGGCATCATCCTGATGCTGGTGGCAGTGATCAACGGATGCTAGCGCTGAATGCTGCCTGGGAAGTACTGGGGGACCAAGAGCGTCGCCGAGACTTTGACCGCAACTATCGCGTTAACTCTACTGTATCAATGGATCAGGATCTTCACTGTACCAGAAGATCCTACGACCAGGCTATTGCTGATGACGATGCTTTGGCGAAATGGCTACGTCAGGTTTATACCCCAATCGATCGGCTGCTTGGTGAGGTGATTCATCCATTCCCCAGTCAACTCAAGGCCTTATCGGCCGATCCCTACGACGATGAACTGATGGAAGCCTTTTGCGGCTACTTACAAATCAGTGTCCATAAAATGGATCGGGTGAAGCAATTGTTTCAGTCTTTGCCAACTCCTATTTCGGCACAAGGCTTTGGATTGAGTGTTTACCACTGTTTATCTGAAGTGGAAGATGCCCTGGCTGAATTGAAGCGTTACACTCTAGGATACGTGGACAACTATCTCAACGACGGTCGCGAGATGCTGAGGGAAGCAGAACAACGTCGTCGTCGCCTATGGGATGAACGTCGACGGTTTTAA